From a single Arachis hypogaea cultivar Tifrunner chromosome 3, arahy.Tifrunner.gnm2.J5K5, whole genome shotgun sequence genomic region:
- the LOC112788890 gene encoding protein NLP9 isoform X3 — translation MTKDCGNYNATETSLGFDEKAVLQQLETQLGLSEDANDMNNINGSLQELSAADMGNCLVPRPFAWSLDERMLRAMDLFKESVGDGILTQVWAPMKHGNDFILSTSEQPYLLDHMLAGYRDVSRQFTFSAEDKPGSFPGLPGRVFISQIPEWTSNVGYYNKSEYLRVEHAINHEVRGSIAVPIIDTLAEPPCCAVLELVTTKEKTDFDKELEIVSSALQLVNLRTTTPPRLMSQCLSNNKRAALTEIIDVLRAVCNAHRLPLALTWIPCYYSEGVGDEASRIRIKDGRKIPGEKTVLCIEESACYINDIVVGGFVHACVEHYLEEGQGVAGKALQSNRSSFYSDVKAYNISEYPLVHHARKYKLNAAVAVRLRSIHTNDDDYIIEFFLPVNMNGSEEQQLLLDNLSDTVQRMCQSLRIVSDAELHGVEGSQVQFSKEEGSHMAPDGDHDLVQPMSMTNNETEAAHNQAMDGSRKQTEKKKSSVEKNFSLSVLQQYFSGSLKDAAKSLGVCPTTLKRICRQHGISRWPSRKINKVNRSLKKIQTVLDSVKGVEGGLEFDPYKGGFMPGGSSNQEINAHKSSLFGKKCSGSKDSKPIAMDDGGLRQEPFPVSILESSWCDIAYHSPNTLVADEMADKLGEHHNPTTSSMSDSSNGSGSILRGSRKFEKRKHLKAKSPCVDSGSKINVKAVYKEDMIRFKFDPAAGCLQLYEEVATRFKLQIGSFQLKYLDDDEEWVMIVTDSDLQECIEILDDLGTRAVKFLVRETCLVV, via the exons ATGACAAAAGATTGTGGAAATTATAATGCTACTGAAACCTCCTTGGGTTTCGATGAGAAGGCTGTGTTACAGCAATTGGAGACCCAACTTGGGTTGTCAGAAGATGCAAATGATATGAATAACATAAATGGATCACTTCAAGAATTGAGTGCTGCTGACATGGGAAATTGCTTGGTGCCTAGACCATTTGCTTGGTCGCTTGATGAGAGAATGCTGAGGGCTATGGACTTGTTTAAGGAATCAGTTGGTGATGGAATATTGACACAAGTTTGGGCACCAATGAAGCATGGTAATGACTTCATCTTAAGCACAAGTGAGCAACCCTATTTGCTAGATCACATGCTAGCTGGATACCGAGACGTGTCGAGGCAATTTACCTTTTCTGCTGAAGATAAACCAGGGTCTTTTCCAGGGCTTCCCGGACGTGTGTTTATCTCCCAAATTCCTGAATGGACCTCCAATGTTGGGTACTACAATAAAAGTGAGTACCTGAGGGTGGAGCATGCAATTAATCACGAGGTTCGTGGATCAATTGCGGTTCCCATAATTGATACGCTTGCTGAACCACCTTGTTGTGCTGTACTAGAACTTGTCACTACAAAGGAAAAGACTGATTTTGACAAAGAACTAGAAATTGTTAGCAGTGCACTCCAG CTTGTTAATTTAAGGACTACTACGCCTCCACGACTTATGTCCCAG TGTCTATCAAATAACAAAAGAGCAGCTTTAACAGAGATAATTGATGTGTTACGAGCTGTGTGTAATGCGCATCGTTTGCCACTGGCATTGACATGGATCCCCTGTTATTACAGTGAGGGAGTAGGAGATGAAGCTTCAAGGATACGGATTAAAGATGGGCGTAAAATTCCTGGTGAAAAAACTGTACTATGCATTGAAGAATCAGCTTGCTATATAAATGATATTGTGGTAGGAGGATTTGTTCATGCATGTGTTGAACATTATCTCGAGGAAGGGCAAGGTGTAGCTGGGAAAGCTCTTCAATCAAATCGTTCATCCTTCTATTCCGATGTGAAGGCCTATAATATTAGTGAATATCCCCTTGTTCACCATGCGCGAAAATATAAGTTGAATGCTGCCGTTGCAGTCAGGCTAAGGAGTATTCATACCAATGATGATGATTACATAATAGAATTCTTTCTACCTGTCAATATGAATGGAAGTGAAGAACAGCAACTTTTATTAGACAATCTATCAGATACTGTGCAGAGAATGTGTCAGAGTTTGAGGATAGTTTCGGATGCTGAATTACACGGGGTAGAAGGTTCGCAAGTGCAGTTTTCAAAGGAAGAAGGCTCTCATATGGCGCCGGATGGAGACCATGATTTGGTCCAGCCTATGTCCATGACGAACAATGAAACTGAAGCTGCTCATAACCAG GCAATGGATGGATCAAGAAAGCAGactgagaaaaagaaaagttCAGTGGAGAAGAATTTTAGCTTGAGTGTTCTCCAGCAATATTTCTCCGGTAGTCTTAAAGATGCGGCTAAAAGCCTTGGTG TTTGCCCAACAACCCTGAAAAGGATATGCAGGCAACACGGAATTTCAAGATGGCCATCGCGCAAGATCAATAAAGTTAATCGTTCGTTAAAGAAAATACAAACCGTGCTTGACTCAGTCAAGGGTGTGGAAGGAGGACTGGAGTTTGATCCTTACAAGGGGGGATTTATGCCAGGAGGATCAAGCAACCAAGAAATTAATGCACATAAAAGTTCTCTCTTCGGGAAGAAATGTTCTGGTAGCAAAG ATTCAAAACCAATAGCCATGGATGATGGTGGATTACGGCAGGAACCCTTTCCGGTTTCTATTTTGGAAAGTTCTTGGTGTGATATAGCATATCACAGTCCAAACACCCTGGTTGCCGATGAGATGGCTGACAAGCTCGGCGAGCATCACAATCCCACTACTTCAAGCATGTCAGACTCGTCGAATGGCTCTGGCTCAATTTTGCGTGGCTCTCGGAAATTTGAGAAGCGGAAACATTTGAAAGCCAAATCACCTTGTGTTGATAGTGGATCAAAAATTAATGTCAAAGCTGTCTACAAAGAAGATATGATCCGTTTCAAGTTTGACCCTGCAGCTGGTTGTCTCCAGCTCTATGAAGAAGTTGCAACAAGATTCAAATTACAAATCGGATCTTTCCAGCTGAAGTATCTCGACGATGACGAGGAATGGGTGATGATCGTAACTGACTCAGATTTGCAAGAATGCATAGAAATATTGGATGATCTTGGCACCCGTGCTGTGAAATTTCTTGTTAGGGAGACATGCCTAGTGGTTTGA
- the LOC112788890 gene encoding protein NLP8 isoform X1: MEDQFFSEGEGIGYWTPPGAQFDGPSMIDNGIKNLVSEEMLDNLPDLMNFDNLAGWGNIPSVTDRNLDNGISSLASMQYSPPDAFNLVEQDNDPYFMTKDCGNYNATETSLGFDEKAVLQQLETQLGLSEDANDMNNINGSLQELSAADMGNCLVPRPFAWSLDERMLRAMDLFKESVGDGILTQVWAPMKHGNDFILSTSEQPYLLDHMLAGYRDVSRQFTFSAEDKPGSFPGLPGRVFISQIPEWTSNVGYYNKSEYLRVEHAINHEVRGSIAVPIIDTLAEPPCCAVLELVTTKEKTDFDKELEIVSSALQLVNLRTTTPPRLMSQCLSNNKRAALTEIIDVLRAVCNAHRLPLALTWIPCYYSEGVGDEASRIRIKDGRKIPGEKTVLCIEESACYINDIVVGGFVHACVEHYLEEGQGVAGKALQSNRSSFYSDVKAYNISEYPLVHHARKYKLNAAVAVRLRSIHTNDDDYIIEFFLPVNMNGSEEQQLLLDNLSDTVQRMCQSLRIVSDAELHGVEGSQVQFSKEEGSHMAPDGDHDLVQPMSMTNNETEAAHNQAMDGSRKQTEKKKSSVEKNFSLSVLQQYFSGSLKDAAKSLGVCPTTLKRICRQHGISRWPSRKINKVNRSLKKIQTVLDSVKGVEGGLEFDPYKGGFMPGGSSNQEINAHKSSLFGKKCSGSKDSKPIAMDDGGLRQEPFPVSILESSWCDIAYHSPNTLVADEMADKLGEHHNPTTSSMSDSSNGSGSILRGSRKFEKRKHLKAKSPCVDSGSKINVKAVYKEDMIRFKFDPAAGCLQLYEEVATRFKLQIGSFQLKYLDDDEEWVMIVTDSDLQECIEILDDLGTRAVKFLVRETCLVV; the protein is encoded by the exons ATGGAAGATCAGTTTTTCTCTGAGGGAGAGGGAATTGGGTATTGGACACCTCCTGGCGCTCAATTCGATGGACCAAGCATGATAGACAACGGAATAAAAAATCTTGTATCAGAGGAGATGCTTGACAACCTCCCTGATCTCATGAACTTCGATAACCTTGCTGGTTGGGGTAATATTCCATCTGTGACTGATCGTAATTTAGATAATGGAATTTCATCACTTGCCTCTATGCAGTATTCTCCACCTGATGCATTCAATTTAGTGGAACAGGACAATGATCCATACTTTATGACAAAAGATTGTGGAAATTATAATGCTACTGAAACCTCCTTGGGTTTCGATGAGAAGGCTGTGTTACAGCAATTGGAGACCCAACTTGGGTTGTCAGAAGATGCAAATGATATGAATAACATAAATGGATCACTTCAAGAATTGAGTGCTGCTGACATGGGAAATTGCTTGGTGCCTAGACCATTTGCTTGGTCGCTTGATGAGAGAATGCTGAGGGCTATGGACTTGTTTAAGGAATCAGTTGGTGATGGAATATTGACACAAGTTTGGGCACCAATGAAGCATGGTAATGACTTCATCTTAAGCACAAGTGAGCAACCCTATTTGCTAGATCACATGCTAGCTGGATACCGAGACGTGTCGAGGCAATTTACCTTTTCTGCTGAAGATAAACCAGGGTCTTTTCCAGGGCTTCCCGGACGTGTGTTTATCTCCCAAATTCCTGAATGGACCTCCAATGTTGGGTACTACAATAAAAGTGAGTACCTGAGGGTGGAGCATGCAATTAATCACGAGGTTCGTGGATCAATTGCGGTTCCCATAATTGATACGCTTGCTGAACCACCTTGTTGTGCTGTACTAGAACTTGTCACTACAAAGGAAAAGACTGATTTTGACAAAGAACTAGAAATTGTTAGCAGTGCACTCCAG CTTGTTAATTTAAGGACTACTACGCCTCCACGACTTATGTCCCAG TGTCTATCAAATAACAAAAGAGCAGCTTTAACAGAGATAATTGATGTGTTACGAGCTGTGTGTAATGCGCATCGTTTGCCACTGGCATTGACATGGATCCCCTGTTATTACAGTGAGGGAGTAGGAGATGAAGCTTCAAGGATACGGATTAAAGATGGGCGTAAAATTCCTGGTGAAAAAACTGTACTATGCATTGAAGAATCAGCTTGCTATATAAATGATATTGTGGTAGGAGGATTTGTTCATGCATGTGTTGAACATTATCTCGAGGAAGGGCAAGGTGTAGCTGGGAAAGCTCTTCAATCAAATCGTTCATCCTTCTATTCCGATGTGAAGGCCTATAATATTAGTGAATATCCCCTTGTTCACCATGCGCGAAAATATAAGTTGAATGCTGCCGTTGCAGTCAGGCTAAGGAGTATTCATACCAATGATGATGATTACATAATAGAATTCTTTCTACCTGTCAATATGAATGGAAGTGAAGAACAGCAACTTTTATTAGACAATCTATCAGATACTGTGCAGAGAATGTGTCAGAGTTTGAGGATAGTTTCGGATGCTGAATTACACGGGGTAGAAGGTTCGCAAGTGCAGTTTTCAAAGGAAGAAGGCTCTCATATGGCGCCGGATGGAGACCATGATTTGGTCCAGCCTATGTCCATGACGAACAATGAAACTGAAGCTGCTCATAACCAG GCAATGGATGGATCAAGAAAGCAGactgagaaaaagaaaagttCAGTGGAGAAGAATTTTAGCTTGAGTGTTCTCCAGCAATATTTCTCCGGTAGTCTTAAAGATGCGGCTAAAAGCCTTGGTG TTTGCCCAACAACCCTGAAAAGGATATGCAGGCAACACGGAATTTCAAGATGGCCATCGCGCAAGATCAATAAAGTTAATCGTTCGTTAAAGAAAATACAAACCGTGCTTGACTCAGTCAAGGGTGTGGAAGGAGGACTGGAGTTTGATCCTTACAAGGGGGGATTTATGCCAGGAGGATCAAGCAACCAAGAAATTAATGCACATAAAAGTTCTCTCTTCGGGAAGAAATGTTCTGGTAGCAAAG ATTCAAAACCAATAGCCATGGATGATGGTGGATTACGGCAGGAACCCTTTCCGGTTTCTATTTTGGAAAGTTCTTGGTGTGATATAGCATATCACAGTCCAAACACCCTGGTTGCCGATGAGATGGCTGACAAGCTCGGCGAGCATCACAATCCCACTACTTCAAGCATGTCAGACTCGTCGAATGGCTCTGGCTCAATTTTGCGTGGCTCTCGGAAATTTGAGAAGCGGAAACATTTGAAAGCCAAATCACCTTGTGTTGATAGTGGATCAAAAATTAATGTCAAAGCTGTCTACAAAGAAGATATGATCCGTTTCAAGTTTGACCCTGCAGCTGGTTGTCTCCAGCTCTATGAAGAAGTTGCAACAAGATTCAAATTACAAATCGGATCTTTCCAGCTGAAGTATCTCGACGATGACGAGGAATGGGTGATGATCGTAACTGACTCAGATTTGCAAGAATGCATAGAAATATTGGATGATCTTGGCACCCGTGCTGTGAAATTTCTTGTTAGGGAGACATGCCTAGTGGTTTGA
- the LOC112788890 gene encoding protein NLP8 isoform X2, which translates to MEDQFFSEGEGIGYWTPPGAQFDGPSMIDNGIKNLVSEEMLDNLPDLMNFDNLAGWVEQDNDPYFMTKDCGNYNATETSLGFDEKAVLQQLETQLGLSEDANDMNNINGSLQELSAADMGNCLVPRPFAWSLDERMLRAMDLFKESVGDGILTQVWAPMKHGNDFILSTSEQPYLLDHMLAGYRDVSRQFTFSAEDKPGSFPGLPGRVFISQIPEWTSNVGYYNKSEYLRVEHAINHEVRGSIAVPIIDTLAEPPCCAVLELVTTKEKTDFDKELEIVSSALQLVNLRTTTPPRLMSQCLSNNKRAALTEIIDVLRAVCNAHRLPLALTWIPCYYSEGVGDEASRIRIKDGRKIPGEKTVLCIEESACYINDIVVGGFVHACVEHYLEEGQGVAGKALQSNRSSFYSDVKAYNISEYPLVHHARKYKLNAAVAVRLRSIHTNDDDYIIEFFLPVNMNGSEEQQLLLDNLSDTVQRMCQSLRIVSDAELHGVEGSQVQFSKEEGSHMAPDGDHDLVQPMSMTNNETEAAHNQAMDGSRKQTEKKKSSVEKNFSLSVLQQYFSGSLKDAAKSLGVCPTTLKRICRQHGISRWPSRKINKVNRSLKKIQTVLDSVKGVEGGLEFDPYKGGFMPGGSSNQEINAHKSSLFGKKCSGSKDSKPIAMDDGGLRQEPFPVSILESSWCDIAYHSPNTLVADEMADKLGEHHNPTTSSMSDSSNGSGSILRGSRKFEKRKHLKAKSPCVDSGSKINVKAVYKEDMIRFKFDPAAGCLQLYEEVATRFKLQIGSFQLKYLDDDEEWVMIVTDSDLQECIEILDDLGTRAVKFLVRETCLVV; encoded by the exons ATGGAAGATCAGTTTTTCTCTGAGGGAGAGGGAATTGGGTATTGGACACCTCCTGGCGCTCAATTCGATGGACCAAGCATGATAGACAACGGAATAAAAAATCTTGTATCAGAGGAGATGCTTGACAACCTCCCTGATCTCATGAACTTCGATAACCTTGCTGGTTGGG TGGAACAGGACAATGATCCATACTTTATGACAAAAGATTGTGGAAATTATAATGCTACTGAAACCTCCTTGGGTTTCGATGAGAAGGCTGTGTTACAGCAATTGGAGACCCAACTTGGGTTGTCAGAAGATGCAAATGATATGAATAACATAAATGGATCACTTCAAGAATTGAGTGCTGCTGACATGGGAAATTGCTTGGTGCCTAGACCATTTGCTTGGTCGCTTGATGAGAGAATGCTGAGGGCTATGGACTTGTTTAAGGAATCAGTTGGTGATGGAATATTGACACAAGTTTGGGCACCAATGAAGCATGGTAATGACTTCATCTTAAGCACAAGTGAGCAACCCTATTTGCTAGATCACATGCTAGCTGGATACCGAGACGTGTCGAGGCAATTTACCTTTTCTGCTGAAGATAAACCAGGGTCTTTTCCAGGGCTTCCCGGACGTGTGTTTATCTCCCAAATTCCTGAATGGACCTCCAATGTTGGGTACTACAATAAAAGTGAGTACCTGAGGGTGGAGCATGCAATTAATCACGAGGTTCGTGGATCAATTGCGGTTCCCATAATTGATACGCTTGCTGAACCACCTTGTTGTGCTGTACTAGAACTTGTCACTACAAAGGAAAAGACTGATTTTGACAAAGAACTAGAAATTGTTAGCAGTGCACTCCAG CTTGTTAATTTAAGGACTACTACGCCTCCACGACTTATGTCCCAG TGTCTATCAAATAACAAAAGAGCAGCTTTAACAGAGATAATTGATGTGTTACGAGCTGTGTGTAATGCGCATCGTTTGCCACTGGCATTGACATGGATCCCCTGTTATTACAGTGAGGGAGTAGGAGATGAAGCTTCAAGGATACGGATTAAAGATGGGCGTAAAATTCCTGGTGAAAAAACTGTACTATGCATTGAAGAATCAGCTTGCTATATAAATGATATTGTGGTAGGAGGATTTGTTCATGCATGTGTTGAACATTATCTCGAGGAAGGGCAAGGTGTAGCTGGGAAAGCTCTTCAATCAAATCGTTCATCCTTCTATTCCGATGTGAAGGCCTATAATATTAGTGAATATCCCCTTGTTCACCATGCGCGAAAATATAAGTTGAATGCTGCCGTTGCAGTCAGGCTAAGGAGTATTCATACCAATGATGATGATTACATAATAGAATTCTTTCTACCTGTCAATATGAATGGAAGTGAAGAACAGCAACTTTTATTAGACAATCTATCAGATACTGTGCAGAGAATGTGTCAGAGTTTGAGGATAGTTTCGGATGCTGAATTACACGGGGTAGAAGGTTCGCAAGTGCAGTTTTCAAAGGAAGAAGGCTCTCATATGGCGCCGGATGGAGACCATGATTTGGTCCAGCCTATGTCCATGACGAACAATGAAACTGAAGCTGCTCATAACCAG GCAATGGATGGATCAAGAAAGCAGactgagaaaaagaaaagttCAGTGGAGAAGAATTTTAGCTTGAGTGTTCTCCAGCAATATTTCTCCGGTAGTCTTAAAGATGCGGCTAAAAGCCTTGGTG TTTGCCCAACAACCCTGAAAAGGATATGCAGGCAACACGGAATTTCAAGATGGCCATCGCGCAAGATCAATAAAGTTAATCGTTCGTTAAAGAAAATACAAACCGTGCTTGACTCAGTCAAGGGTGTGGAAGGAGGACTGGAGTTTGATCCTTACAAGGGGGGATTTATGCCAGGAGGATCAAGCAACCAAGAAATTAATGCACATAAAAGTTCTCTCTTCGGGAAGAAATGTTCTGGTAGCAAAG ATTCAAAACCAATAGCCATGGATGATGGTGGATTACGGCAGGAACCCTTTCCGGTTTCTATTTTGGAAAGTTCTTGGTGTGATATAGCATATCACAGTCCAAACACCCTGGTTGCCGATGAGATGGCTGACAAGCTCGGCGAGCATCACAATCCCACTACTTCAAGCATGTCAGACTCGTCGAATGGCTCTGGCTCAATTTTGCGTGGCTCTCGGAAATTTGAGAAGCGGAAACATTTGAAAGCCAAATCACCTTGTGTTGATAGTGGATCAAAAATTAATGTCAAAGCTGTCTACAAAGAAGATATGATCCGTTTCAAGTTTGACCCTGCAGCTGGTTGTCTCCAGCTCTATGAAGAAGTTGCAACAAGATTCAAATTACAAATCGGATCTTTCCAGCTGAAGTATCTCGACGATGACGAGGAATGGGTGATGATCGTAACTGACTCAGATTTGCAAGAATGCATAGAAATATTGGATGATCTTGGCACCCGTGCTGTGAAATTTCTTGTTAGGGAGACATGCCTAGTGGTTTGA